The DNA region GATATCAGTTTGCCTTGTTTCAAATAACAGTGAAACAATAATACCGGTGATACCAATCTACGGTAACATAGCGCAGAAGATATCAATTATAAAATCCTATAGATTTCTAAATACCGATTTAAGGGTAAAGAGAACAATTGGCATATATTCAGGTGCGGTTGATAATACAATAAAGGACCTTGCATCAATAAACGGCATAGATTTAACAAAACATATAGAAATAATAGGCCCGCAGGAGAAGATAATAATGGTCCTAAAGGTTTATAATTCATCGCTTGTTATTGATAATCTTGATTCCAGCAGAAATGAAAAGATTATTAAAAAGAGCAAGAGGAGCAGGACAAATATAGTTATGAGCATGCTTGAATCACTTGAGACAAATGGTGATATGAACATAACAAAAATAGTTTATGCATGCAACCTGAATTACCAGTACTGCTCATCAATTATAGAGGATCTAATAAGGAATAAATTTATAGAGGTAAGCGAGAACTCCAATAGCATTATAAAATACAGGCTTACGGATCTTGGCACGAAGTATTTAAAGAAATTGCGCGATATAAATGATAATAATTTATGATATACATTATATTAATACCAGTTTTAATAATGTTTGTTTACAATTTGTTAAGAATCTTTTTCATTAAGCCCTACAATGATTTAAAAAATATCATTGAAAGGAATAAAAATGCATATGACTATGAGTTTCTCAGGGATTTTATGGCATTTATGGCAAAGTCAAACACAGGCAAATTCTTTAAGGCAATAAAAACAATGAACGAAAATGATATAGAAAATGCCATTGACAGATCAATAGAAGAAATGGAGATGGATATAAAAAATATATACATGAATATTCAGTTAAAAAACCAGCTTAAAAGTGAATATGAAAGATTTAAGGAGGGGTTTAACTATCTTTCAATATTCATAGATTACTATTCAATATCCTTGATAACCGTTGATTTATTAGGCTATATAATTTCATATTTCAATAAAATATTATCATATGGATTCAATATATTCTCAGTGGCATTAACAATAACATATGTGTTTACAATAGTACTTTTAATAATAATAACGCTTGATGCAAGAAGCGAGATAAAAAAGAAGATATTATTTAAAATATTTATATAATAAATATAAGATATTTATAATATTTTAATAGGGAAATTTAAAAACGTTGAAAAGATAGAGTTACCATGGAGGAAATCCAGGAAAAAAGCTGTGGTATAATACTTTATTCATATTATAATAATGAGGTAAGATACCTTTTCCTAGAAAGGGCCAGGGGATGGATAGACTTTCCAAAGGGACATGTTGAAAAATTTGAGAACTGCATCGAGGCTGCAAAACGTGAAACCTATGAGGAAACAGGAATAATGCCTGAATTTATAGATCCCTTCTTTAAACATGATATGTATTACAATGTAAAGAGATACAATATTGATGTTTTAAGGGTTATAACATTGTACATAGCATCTGTACCATATGATTCCGTTGTAAAGATCTCTGAGGAGCACGTATCATACAGGTGGTTATCATACGAGGAGGCATGCAGGGAGCTTGAATTTGAAAATCAAAAAAGCATGCTTAAGTACGCCAATGATTACATAAATAAAAAGAATCTTATGAATAAATTAAACTATGAATATTCAAGATTGCCAAGAAAGGATCATAACTGGAGTATGAGCAGAAATTATGTTCCCGGTGAGGGTAATTTAAATTCAGAGGTAATCTTTATAGGGCAGTCACCTGGATTCAACGAGGATGAAACAAGGAGGCCTTTTACCGGAAGGGCAGGTCTTTTTCTAAATTCCCTGCTAAAGATGGCGGGCCTTGAAAGGAACAGGGTTTATCTCACAAACGTGTTAAAATTCATGACGTATAAGAACAGACCACCAAACAAACATGAGATAGAAAATGCAATGCCATACCTTTTAAAGGAGATAGATATAATAAGACCAAAGCTCATTGTATTAATGGGTTCCACCGCGGTAAACGCATTTCTTCCAAAGCATTCTGTGACCTTATATCATGGGAAGCTAATAAATGATAGGATGAAATTTTATATAACATTGCATCCTGCATCAGCACTGCATGTTCTGCAGAACATGCCGTTGATAGAGGAGGATTTCAGGAACCTTGGCATTATTATAAAGGATATGAACATAAGTTTTTAATTATAATTTTTTAACAATGTTTTCCATAAACTGCTCCAGCATCTTTTTATATTCATTTAATATGTAATCAAAGTTCTTATTTTCCTTTATAAACTGCTTAACAGAGTTTGTGTAAGGCGCAAGTATTTTATTTATAAGTGAGCTTGTCATTGCATCTATATCCTTTTTCTGCTCATCATTAAAATCCTGAATTAAAAAGAGCTCTTCCAGTTCATCCTTTTTAACATTGTTTGCAAATTTATAAAACATTGCTATTACGTCATCAAGCATCATTTCCTTTAATTTTTCATCTATTGTTTTCTGCTCCTGGTTTATTATTACCTCGGCAATCTCAACCTCGCCTTTCTTTTCATCCTCGTTTCTTTTTAATATCTTTCCTATTTCATTTATTGACAATAACCTTGCATATTTTGAAATTTCCGGATCAATGTTTTCAGGCTTTGATATATCAATAAAATATTTGTTCCTTGCAAGATCTCCAAGATCTTTAACTATATAATTACCTGCAGATGTTGCCGCAATTATTATATCAGAGTTTTTAATTAAATTATTAAGATTTTTTATTGAATCATAGGAATAGCCATAAAGAACGGCAAGATTTCTTGCATGATCTATTGATCTACCGGCTATGGTAACGTTCCCTGGCCTGTACTCTTTTAAATATCTTGAGAAATCTGTTGCCATCTTGCCGTTTCCTATTATTAATATTGATTTATTATTAATTCCGTATTCATTATCGCATATATCAAGGGATATTGCAGGTATCGATGTCTTGCCACGTGATATTGAAGTCTGCGTTCTTACCCCCTTGCCAACGTTCAATGCCTTTTTAAAGATGTATGATAAAATCTTTCCAGAGGTTTTCCTCTTTATTGATAATTCATAGGCTTCTTTGACCTGCCTCATGATATCATTTTCGCCTATGGACATGGACTCAAGTCCTGAAGCAACCCTTAATAAATGCATTGTGGATTCAGGATAATTGTATATTAATGAATCCTTGAATAAATCTTTATTTATTTCATTTCTGGTGTATGCATAAATTTCAACCCGGTTGCATGTAATTAAAATAACGAATTCATCAATTGATGACTTTTTGCACAGGGACTCAAAATAGTTATAATCATTGTTTACTATTTTATCAAACCCCTCCGGGGTATCCCTAAAGTTCCATGTAATTGCATAAATCGGAATCATGATAATCATTATAGATATAAAATATTGATAAATAAACTTTCTTAAATCATTTATAATTATGAAAATGAATCATCCTTATAAAATTTTTCATATATCATTTTAATAAATGCATGGATAAAAGTAAAAACGATTATTAGATCATTAATAAATTAGGTTCCGCAGCGATTGATTTTATAATATAAAGGATTAACAAACAATATAATTATTACATAAAGTTCATTTTGAAAATCCATGAAGAATGAATTTAAATTATTATTGATATTTATCCGGATCGTTTGCATACAATTGAAAAATTATAACCACAGATATTAAAAAACCATAAATTTAAACAAAAATATTTAAATCATGTAATAAAAACAGTTCAAAAATTGAACTTTAATGGTATTATAAATATCGCATTATAATATAAATTTATGATAAAATTGGAGAATTTAACAATAAGATCTTCAGGAAAAAATATAATTAATGGGTTGAATGCATCTTTTAACGGCAAAACCATTGTCATAGGGCATAATGGTGCCGGCAAGACCACACTTATCAAGGCAATGCTTGGCATTATAAACCATACAGGCAGGATTGATATACCAAAAAATAGTCAACGTTTTACCACAAATCTGATAGATGTTTATAAAATACTC from Picrophilus oshimae DSM 9789 includes:
- the hemA gene encoding glutamyl-tRNA reductase — its product is MIPIYAITWNFRDTPEGFDKIVNNDYNYFESLCKKSSIDEFVILITCNRVEIYAYTRNEINKDLFKDSLIYNYPESTMHLLRVASGLESMSIGENDIMRQVKEAYELSIKRKTSGKILSYIFKKALNVGKGVRTQTSISRGKTSIPAISLDICDNEYGINNKSILIIGNGKMATDFSRYLKEYRPGNVTIAGRSIDHARNLAVLYGYSYDSIKNLNNLIKNSDIIIAATSAGNYIVKDLGDLARNKYFIDISKPENIDPEISKYARLLSINEIGKILKRNEDEKKGEVEIAEVIINQEQKTIDEKLKEMMLDDVIAMFYKFANNVKKDELEELFLIQDFNDEQKKDIDAMTSSLINKILAPYTNSVKQFIKENKNFDYILNEYKKMLEQFMENIVKKL
- a CDS encoding uracil-DNA glycosylase family protein; translated protein: MEEIQEKSCGIILYSYYNNEVRYLFLERARGWIDFPKGHVEKFENCIEAAKRETYEETGIMPEFIDPFFKHDMYYNVKRYNIDVLRVITLYIASVPYDSVVKISEEHVSYRWLSYEEACRELEFENQKSMLKYANDYINKKNLMNKLNYEYSRLPRKDHNWSMSRNYVPGEGNLNSEVIFIGQSPGFNEDETRRPFTGRAGLFLNSLLKMAGLERNRVYLTNVLKFMTYKNRPPNKHEIENAMPYLLKEIDIIRPKLIVLMGSTAVNAFLPKHSVTLYHGKLINDRMKFYITLHPASALHVLQNMPLIEEDFRNLGIIIKDMNISF
- a CDS encoding winged helix-turn-helix domain-containing protein codes for the protein MAVDNNTKKFVFEHNEWELKFNKSLNNNQISVCLVSNNSETIIPVIPIYGNIAQKISIIKSYRFLNTDLRVKRTIGIYSGAVDNTIKDLASINGIDLTKHIEIIGPQEKIIMVLKVYNSSLVIDNLDSSRNEKIIKKSKRSRTNIVMSMLESLETNGDMNITKIVYACNLNYQYCSSIIEDLIRNKFIEVSENSNSIIKYRLTDLGTKYLKKLRDINDNNL